A window of Drosophila subobscura isolate 14011-0131.10 chromosome E, UCBerk_Dsub_1.0, whole genome shotgun sequence contains these coding sequences:
- the LOC117891018 gene encoding transient-receptor-potential-like protein isoform X2: MKPQRPLCHRVEQLHTFLCAGMQEVSSGSATRSGSGRSRATTMVGGCCIPLGLPQPLLLEEKKFLLAVERGDMPNVRRILQKALRHHHININCMDPLGRRALTLAIDNENLEMVELLVVMGVETKDALLHAINAEFVEAVELLLEHEELIYKEGELYSWQKVDINTAMFAPDITPLMLAAHKNNFEILRILLDRGAAVPVPHDIRCGCEECMRLMGEDSLRHSLSRVNIYRALCSPSLICLTSSDPILTAFQLSWDLRNLALTEQECKADYIELRRQCQNFAVDLLDQTRTSNELAIILNYDPHMSSYEPGDRMSLTRLVQAISYKQKKFVAHSNIQQLLSSIWYDGLPGFRRKSIVDKVICIAQVAVLFPLYCFIYMFAPNCRTGRLMRKPFMKFLIHASSYLFFLFVLILVSQRADDDFVRIFGTTRMKANLVEQELRQRGQAPSKLELVVVLYVAGFMWEEVQEIFAVGMKNYLRNMWNFIDFLRNTLYVSVMCLRAFAYIQQATEIAKDPQMAYIPREKWHDFDPQLIAEGLFAAANVFSALKLVHLFSINPHLGPLQISLGRMVIDIVKFFFIYSLVLFAFACGLNQLLWYFAALEKSKCYVLPGGEADWGSHGDSCMKWRRFGNLFESSQSLFWASFGMVGLDDFELSGIKSYTRFWGLLMFGSYSVINVIVLLNLLIAMMSNSYAMIDEHSDTEWKFARTKLWMSYFEDSATLPPPFNVLPSVKWLIRLFRKSSKVIDRQRSKKRLEQEEFNKYDNIMRSLVWRYVAAMHRKFEQNPVSEDDINEVKSEINTMRYEMLEIFENSGMDVSSANKKERHSRPRRIKVWERRLMKGFQVAPVQTSGESDACCNVNGEGDMREVKVENIPSRPAKETARERFQRVARTVLLQSTTHKWNVVLQGTLPNSQIGRCTKNERKNLQNQGKAIEEAKRLIMLNPGCSSGRESPIRIEFEDEKSSTLLQLLNQISEEISDRERPRIKPMWRPPLKSVSARAMAANNGRSHTAPELKISRKSLPPPTAAKTTATAPTPSSVSQLASSRSRELPLCPSKLATAAPALKKSTPIASGTSSRTPFSVELKGRGHISDGVSAGNANSFDIHVVDLDESRRRVGGDNCSDISSIASTSPQRPKKGN, encoded by the exons ATGAAACCCCAGCGTCCATTGTGCCATCGAGTTGAACAATTGCACACGTTTTTATGCGCTGGAATGCAAGAA GTATCGTCTGGGAGCGCCAcacgcagtggcagtgggaggagCCGCGCCACAACAATGGTGGGTGGATGCTGTATCCCACTGGGATTACCACAACCTTTGCTGCTCGAGGAGAAGAAGTTCCTGCTGGCTGTAGAGCGTGGCGATATGCCGAATGTACGCAG AATCCTGCAGAAGGCGCTGCGCCATCATCACATCAACATTAACTGCATGGATCCACTGGGCCGACGAGCCCTCACTCTGGCCATAGACAACGAGAACCTCGAGATGGTGGAGCTGCTCGTCGTGATGGGAGTGGAGACAAAGGACGCTTTGCTGCATGCCATCAATGCGGAGTTCGTAGAGgccgtggagctgctgctcgagcacGAGGAGCTCATCTACAAGGAGGGCGAGCTCTAT AGCTGGCAGAAGGTGGACATCAACACGGCCATGTTTGCGCCGGATATCACGCCCCTGATGCTGGCCGCTCACAAGAACAACTTTGAGATACTGCGCATTCTGCTGGATCGGGGAGCGGCTGTGCCAGTGCCCCACGACATACG TTGCGGCTGCGAGGAGTGTATGCGCCTCATGGGCGAGGACTCGCTGCGGCACTCCCTGTCGCGGGTGAACATCTATCGGGCCCTGTGCAGTCCCTCGCTGATCTGTCTCACCTCCAGCGATCCCATACTGACCGCCTTTCAGCTCTCCTGGGATCTGCGGAACCTGGCGCTGACTGAGCAGGAGTGCAAGGCGGATTACATCGAGCTGCGGCGTCAGTGCCAGAATTTCGCGGTGGACCTGCTTGACCAGACGCGCACCTCCAACGAGCTGGCCATCATCCTCAACTACGATCCGCACATGTCCAGCTACGAGCCAGGGGACCGCATGAGTCTGACACGTCTCGTCCAGGCCATATCCTACAAACAGAAGAAG TTTGTGGCCCACTCGAACATCCAGCAATTGCTCTCCTCCATTTGGTACGACGGGCTGCCAGGCTTCCGTCGCAAGAGCATCGTGGACAAAGTCATATGCATCGCACAGGTGGCTGTGCTCTTTCCCCTGTACTGCTTCATCTACATGTTTGCCCCCAACTGCCGGACGGGACGGCTGATGCGGAAGCCATTTATGAAGTTTCTCATCCATGCCTCCTCCTATTTGTTCTTTCTGT tcgtcctcatcctcgtctcACAGCGGGCGGATGACGACTTTGTGCGCATCTTTGGCACGACGCGTATGAAGGCGAATctggtggagcaggagctgcgtCAGCGGGGCCAGGCACCCAgcaagctggagctggtcgTGGTCCTGTACGTGGCGGGTTTTATGTGGGAGGAAGTGCAGGAGATATTCGCCGTGGGCATGAAGAACTACCTGCGCAATATGTGGAATTTTATCGACTTTCTACGCAACACACTCTACGTGAGCGTCATGTGTCTGAG GGCCTTTGCCTACATCCAGCAGGCCACGGAAATAGCCAAGGATCCACAGATGGCCTACATACCGCGCGAGAAGTGGCATGACTTCGATCCCCAGCTCATAGCCGAGGGCCTGTTTGCCGCCGCCAATGTCTTCTCCGCCCTAAAGCTGGTGCACCTCTTCAGCATCAATCCCCACCTGGGCCCACTGCAGATATCGCTGGGCCGCATGGTCATCGACATTGTCAAGTTCTTCTTCATCTACAGCCTCGTGCTGTTCGCCTTCGCCTGTGGCCTCAATCAGCTGCTCTGGTACTTTGCCGCGCTCGAGAAGAGCAAGTGCTATGTCCTGCCGGGCGGAGAGGCGGACTGGGGCTCGCACGGCGACTCCTGCATGAAGTGGCGTCGCTTTGGCAA CCTGTTTGAgtcgtcgcagtcgctgttCTGGGCCAGCTTCGGCATGGTGGGCCTGGACGACTTCGAGCTGAGCGGCATCAAGTCGTACACCCGCTTCTGGGGCCTCCTCATGTTCGGCTCGTACAGCGTCATCAATGTGATTGTGCTCCTGAATCTGCTCATTGCCATGATGTCCAATTCGTATGCCATGATTGAT GAGCACTCGGACACCGAGTGGAAGTTCGCACGCACCAAGCTGTGGATGAGCTATTTCGAGGACAGCGCCACCCTGCCGCCGCCCTTTAATGTCCTGCCCTCGGTGAAGTGGCTCATTAGGCTGTTTCGAAAGTCCAGCAAGGTCATCGATCGGCAGCGTTCCAAG AAGCgactggagcaggaggagttcAACAAGTACGACAACATCATGCGCTCGCTGGTGTGGCGCTATGTGGCGGCCATGCATCGCAAGTTTGAGCAGAATCCCGTCTCCGAGGATGACATCAACGAGGTGAAGAGCGAAATCAACACGATGCGATACGAGATGCTGGAGATATTCGAGAACAGCGGCATGGACGTGTCCTCGGCGAACAAAAAGGAGCGGC ATTCCCGACCTCGACGCATCAAGGTCTGGGAGCGACGCCTGATGAAGGGCTTCCAGGTGGCTCCGGTTCAAACAAGCGGGGAATCTGATGCCTGCTGCAATGTCAACGGCGAAGGCGATATGCGGGAGGTCAAGGTCGAAAACATACCCTCCCGGCCGGCCAAGGAGACGGCCCGCGAGAGATTCCAGCGGGTGGCGCGcacggtgctgctgcagtccacCACCCACAAGTGGAACGTGGTGCTCCAGGGCACGCTGCCCAACTCCCAGATCGGACGCTGCACCAAGAACGAGCGCAAGAACCTACAAAATCAAGGCAAGGCTATCGAAGAGGCCAAGAG GCTTATCATGCTCAATCCCGGCTGTTCCTCGGGTCGCGAGTCGCCCATCCGCATCGAGTTCGAAGATGAGAAGTCGAGCaccttgctgcagctgctcaaccAGATAAGCGAGGAGATCAGCGACCGCGAGCGTCCCCGAATCAAACCCATGTGGCGACCACCGCTGAAGTCCGTGAGCGCTAGGGCAATGGCAGCCAACAATGGCAGGTCTCATACGGCGCCCGAGTTGAAAATTAGCAGGAAGTCCCTGCCGCCACCAACTGCAGCTaaaacaacagctacagcGCCTACTCCAAGTTCCGTTTCTCAGCTGGCTAGCAGTCGATCACGAGAGCTGCCTTTGTGCCCTAGCAAACTAGCgacggctgctcctgctctcaAGAAGTCAACACCAATAGCTTCAGGCACATCTTCACGAACTCCCTTCTCCGTGGAGCTGAAGGGTCGAGGACATATCTCAGATGGTGTGTCGGCGGGTAATGCAAACTCCTTCGACATCCACGTGGTCGATTTGGATGAGAGTAGAAGGCGCGTAGGCGGGGATAATTGTTCCGATATAAGCTCCATTGCCAGCACGAGTCCCCAGCGGCCAAAGAAAGGAAACTAA